TTGGTACTGTTTGCTTGGCCCTTGTCTagaaaagtttttatatttttcatattcaaGCTTGTTAAGAATGGGGAATGCTTCAAATCATCTAGAACAGTGCTATGCACATAATAAGCacctaaatatttgttaaaaattgagTGCTTGATGACTTGGTGCTGAAGCCAATTAATATTTAACCCTTGAGTAGTGTGGTGATTAAGTTATTATCTTGAGAAAAATGGTACCAAAGTTTGAATTGACTTTCTGATAAATTTCtaacaaatatctgaaaaaatatattacacattCCTGAAGAGCACAACCTTTGGTCTATATAATTTAACactcaatataaaaataacaaaacaaaaaataagtccCTCAAACTGATTGATAAAATGACTAATATTAATAGAAGAGGCTTTCAAAAGTAAGAAAGTATGGTGTTAAAGTGGTAGGATTATTACTTAACTAATCAAAATTACATATACTATTTGCTGTATCTGGAAGGATAAACATCAAAATGTTAGCAatagtatttataatattattaaatacagtacatttataacaaaaatattaaaacctaaaatataaacattcaaaGCATTTTGCTTCTATTAGAAACCATACTGCTTTAAACTATAGTGAAATTACAAACTAAAATGTATTATGTGTTAATTTATTACCCTTTTCTCATTTGCTGCCTAATAAGTTCTCATCAATAACAGAAGATTGATATAAAGCCACTAAATGATAGTTACAAGTTTTTAGAAAACTAACTAGATTATAAGGCATGAATATCAAGTTAAGTTCTTAAATATGAAACATGCTGCACATTTTTAAGCCACAAATTCTtcagtctttcattttcttataagaAAGTCAAAAGGAACTCTACTTCTAACAAATTAATTTCCAAAGAGATGGTATTACTTCTGAAGTGAAACAGGATATTAGGGTCTCTCATCTTAcattaatttaaataactttagaaacagtttggattttctttttaccCATAGGTAAACAGAAATACTTAGTATAAGATTTTATCCATAGGTATCTTTATGGGTAAAAAGATATTCTACTTATActaagtattttacataaaaatctacTCTCTCTTATTCTAATATGCTTTAAATATACTtaatcttatatatatttatagctgCTCACCTTTCCACACATATGTGACTGACTTATCCTACTTACCTGCGTACGATTAACTGGATTaagatatttctctttcttcGAAGTCTTTTAGAAACTTGCTGAATAGACTTCTGCCTTAACCTTCTTACAAGACAATCAGAGACTAACTGATATTTAAAAGAGTTTCCAAAGAGAGACGCCAAAGGGCAGTGACCTGTAATCCATCATGTCTCAGACCAGAGACCCTTAATCTCAGACAGCATTAAGCAGACGTTATAGATATTCTATTAGACATATCATCAGCTccctttatatgtatatatttcatgtatataatatatatatatttataaaaaatataaaattattttaaacatcagTGCTACCATTATCTTTAGCAAGAAGCCAAATTTGGGATATGAAAGCTGATTAGTTTCATCGAGTCATCAAAACATTCTAGAATCTGTTTCATTATTTAAGGGGAGGTTAGTGAATCCAGTGGCATAATGCCAGAAGGGTATAGAATTACAGTTGTGAATAACggggaaaaaataaagtagttaTATAGTAGTTAGACTATCTTGAGAAGTTACAGTAAAACGAATGAGATTGTGGGAGCAAAATTCTTACTACTAAGTTCACTAAATAAGCAGAGAGGTAATTTGAGGCTTATTTTACCTATGAACCATGTTCCGGGTATACCATACAGAAGGAAAAGATTCCTTCAGGAGAGACGTATAATTACGGTTTAAATCCCGTCCAGCTAAGGAACAGCGATAATTCCCCACAATCACACCATCTGGATTCAGCATGGGTACCACCTTGAAGACAAAAGTGTCCCGAAGCAACTGTGCATCACTTGAGTTTCCTAAAATATAATCTAGGAAGCCTTTCATGATCCAAGAGCTGTTGGTTTCCCCTGGATGGACCCTTGCAGTCAGAATCACAGCCTTCCGCTTTCTTGAGTCAGAGTTCTTCAAGGGGGTAGTGATTGTTAAAATATACACCATGTTCCTAGCAAGCGTGTGGCACAAAACACGTATTTTACAAAACTTTGACCGTACTGGATCATTATTGATGCCAGAAAGGTATTCTTGCAGGTTGGTGTAAGTGTATGGATAGCAATGAGCAAAGTAGCAGGTATCTTTGTTGTGTGGAAATTGAAATGTCCatgtaagagagaaaaaatggcGCCCATCTTGGCCTGGGTTGTTCCTGTAATACTTGATTTGGTCTCCTATTCTCTGCCAGCCAATATGATGAGCCTTGGCCTCTTTTTCAGAATAGAACAGTGGGCGCATACCCCGACTGTAAAGACTAGCAGGTTTGGTGAAGTTGACAATAGTGAATCTGTAGACTATTCCTGCTCGCATATTAGTGACTTGGAAATAGTACCACTGGGTGTGTTTATTTGTGAAGAGGTCAGGGCGTACAGTCAGTTGGTATTCATATTCTGCCCTAATAcacaagaaagaaagggaaaaaagcacgtaagaatgtaaaaatgacattttataaaaaaCGAATGTAAAATTTTGAGttaaataaggaaaattattttatttttactcattcaCAGAAAGCTTTGTTAGGAAACAATGTAAAAgataaaagttttgaaattttccCTTTTATTGGATGAGAAACTGCTTCTATGCTAATTCTAAATCCTTTGTATTCCTTGGTAATTCAAGAGAGCACATAAAAACACAGGTGTTTgataaaagtttatatatttcaacgtaattatattttctatataagaAATGATTAAAGAGTTACCAAAACTGAAGCAAAgtccaacatttcttttttcacttcagACATATGTATCTATTACAGTCTAAAACTAGGGATATGAAATAACTATCACTGAGAGATTTAAACACAGATAAATTAATATGATCACATAGATTACATAATTTGAACTATTTGAGAACAAGAACTGCATTTGATAACTATTTACATCCCTCTACTTAGTCATTGGAGATGcttaaataaaggcaaaaataataatttcactggaatgttatttatatacataacaatattacctGGTTAGTCGTGACTATTTTTCTCTATCAAGTAACTTTCTATTCTATCAGCACTCTGCACTTAGCATGTAATGTGTATGTGTACAGTTGTAAATAATCACCTAGGAATAGGTAAAATAAATGTTGCAAAACCTTGATAGCTGTCGAGTCTAGGTGATAGGTATGTGGCAGTGAATGCAGAATTGTACTATTTTCTGTACTTAAGTGTATGTTTAAAGatttccataatatttttaaataaaataatgccctTGGGATATTCTATGGAACACTCATCCCAAGAACTATTTCAATacaaagtttgagaagcactgtgtgTGTGACAATTTATATTACTATACTGAAAATGTACAGTACAGAAGCCTTCTTAACTTTACACCTCATAGTTCTCCAAATTATTTGAACTCAGAATCTTTTATACTCCCCTCCTCCACAATAATTTCTAATTATTAATAGTATCTATACTTCAAGGAATTACAGTTTCATAATAGATACTAAGAACTTTAATGTACTTGATACAGAAAATGGTAAATAGTTGATGGTCTAGctccttaaataaaaataattagaacctACACTTTGACTACCTTCTGTAGATTACCACTCTCAAACCTTGCTTCAAACATCAAAGTATTGTCACGGTAATCCACAGGTTGCTTCAAAGGTGTTCGGTTACCCCCAACTCGGGAATACACAAAACAGGGCTCTTTGTAAGCTGATGAGAGAAGAAGATCATAAAGATGTCAAGGCACACCTAAAGTAAGAAGGTTATTCTGCACAGAGTTTGGAGCAATAGTACAAATATAAGGATTGTAAATTTTCAAGTAACTGGACACTAATTTATATAGACATGTTGAAACAACAGAGTCTAAGAGTATTTAGACTAGAAAAAACAATGcctaaaataaatttgtatatttcttacattacattaaaaatactcatttggccaggtgcagtgggtcatgtctgtaatcctaacattttgggaagccaaggcaggcaaattgcctgagctcaggagttcaagatcaccctgggcaacatggtgaaatgctgtctctactaaaaatacaaaaaaaaaaaaaaattagccaggtgtggtggcatgtgcctgtagtcccagctacccaggaggctgaggcaggagaatcgcttgaacctggtaggcagaggttgcagtgagcagagatcgcatcaCTACACTtgaccctgggcgacagagtgagacttggtctcaaaaaaaaaaaaaaattcactctgtTTCTAGTCATGATGAAGTAATTGGTTCTGAACTTGCCCTTTCACCGTAAATGACTATAAAACTGGATAAAGGATATGAGCTGTTTTCATGCATTTGGACAACAAATAGAACAACTATGTAGGATATTTGAAAGATCAAGACATGATGTGAGCCTATGTTGAGCCCTGGCTTGCTGCATAGAGATACTTGCTGGACTACAGCCCAGGGAGGTAGCATTTTAGAACAGTATGACAGTCTTGAGCTGAAGAGGGAAGATTGTTGCTTGGGGCTGCTGAAATTTGTGGGTCAGGACACCAGGGAAAAGAAAGCTACATAGAGAACCTCAACAGTCTACACAGTGGTTTCCCAGTCCTTGGATGAGGGATTGGCTACCAGTCAAAAGATGAGACTGAGAAAGACGCAAGAGAGCACTACTGTGGGCTGAGATGCCAGAGGACATACACTTCTGGGATATATTAGAATTCCAACTAATCCAGAGTGGAAAGATTTTATGGAATACCTTAGGCATTCAACAGTGACTCCAGAAAGGCTGTATCTTAGGCATAAGTACCATATTCAAGAGTAAAGGTCACGACGTAGCACTGgggataaaatgaaaacagaccTGCCCCTATACAAAATCAAAGCAAGCCTGAAAGAAGCAAAATGATCTCCCAGCAATTTAATTGccagaaagaacaaaattcaacataatGTTTAAAAGAACATAATACAGGAcggatgcagtggttcatacctgtaatcttagcattttgggaggctaaggaggatggatcacctgaggtcaagagtttgagaccaacctggccaacatagtgaaaacccatctctactaaaaatacaaaaattagccggtgtagtggtgcatgcctgtagtcccagctactcaagacgctgaggcaagagaattgctcgaacccaggaggtggaggttgcagtgagctgagaatgtgccactgtactccagcccaggtgacagagcaagactccatctcaaaatgaataaataaataaataataaataaaagaatataatacaGACTCCCTAAAACATATCTTTTACAATGTTCTACATATGATAAAAACATAAGACATtcagagaagcaggaaaatgtgatccatgaatacatataaaattcaGCAGACTCCAAGATAATGCACATGTTGGAATTAACAGAGAAGGactttgaatatatattcaaagacaaaaatgaaaatataagagaTCATGGGAAAATAGATAAgaaatctcaaaaaagaaaaaaactaaaaagaaccaaatgaaaattctagaaataaaactacaataaCTGAAGGATTTACCaaatgacacagagacacaaagtgagcacatgttggaaaaatggtgctgatagacttgctcaacacaaacctttaatttgtttaaaaaacaaacaaacaaacaaaaaaaccccaaaaaacacagtatctgtgaagcacaataaagcaaagcacaatcacccaaggtatgcctgtatcaTCATTGTTTCCTATACAGATATTCTTCAATTTACATTAGGGTTACCTCTCAATAAACCAATTTTAAGCTGAAAATATCATAAATCAAAGGTGCATTTTCAACTTGTGATATTTTCAGCTCATGATGGATTTATTTGGGCATAACttcattgtaagtcaaggagGGTATTGAATATGTATCACTTTTACACCATTGTAAAGCTGGAAAATCGTAAGTCCCATCATAAGTAGGAGACCATCTGTATGTAATGTGAAGATATAATTATTCCATACtatattcataaatcataacattttgtatgccataaatatatacaactataatttgccaatttataattgaaaattttaaaaagaaaaaaagagttaaagcttgcaaaagaaataatcagtgaacttgaaaacaaatacaaattgtcCAAACTGAaagacagagagggaaaaaagtgGACAAATATCCAGTGACATGTGGGGACGTATCTAGAATCCAACATACGTATAATTGGAATTCTAAAAAACATGAAAGAGTGGTATGGAAAAACtatgtgaagaaataatggctgaaattttCTCAGATTTTGGTGCAAAACCCCTACTAAGCTATGGATCCAAGAAGTTCAGCAAactccaagcaggataaatattAAGATAACCAAATCTAGGCACACCATAGTCAAATTGCTgaagacagccagagagaaaaagacacattacATACAGATGGTCTCTTACTTATGATGGGACTTATGATTTTCCAGCTTTACAATGGTGTAAAAGTGATACATATTCAATACCTTCCTTGACTTACAATGAAGTTATACCCAAATAAATCCATCATGAGCTGAAAATATCACAAGTTGAAAATACACCTTTGATTTATGATATTTTCAGCTTAAAAATGGTTTATTGAGAGGTAACCCTAATGTAAATTGAAGAATATCTGTATAGGAAACAATGATATAGGCATACCTTGGGtaattgtgctttgctttattgtgcttcacagatactatgttttttttgtttttgtttttgttgttgtttttaaacaaattaaaggtttgtgttgagcaagtctatcagcaccatttttctaacatgtgctcactttgtgtctctgtgtcatattttggtaatcTCACAACAttgaaaactttttcattattatgataTCTGTTATgggtgatctttgatgttactgttgtaattgttttgggccACCATGAACTGCACCCATATAAAATGGTGAACTTAAGTGCTGTGTGTTCTGACTACTCCACCACCAcccattcccccatctctctccctttccttgggccttcctattccctgagacataacaatattgaaattaggccaattaataatcctacaGTGGCCTCCATGTGTTCAGGTGGAGAGTCACACATCTCTTATCTTTAAATCGAAAGCcaaaaatgattaagcttagtgaggaaggcatgtcaaaagctaagataggccaaaagctaggccttttGTGTCAGTTAACCaggttgtgaatgcaaagaaaaatattcttttttttttttttttttgagacggagtttcgctctgtcgcccaggctggagtgcagtggccggatctcagctcactgcaagctctgcctcccaggtttacaccattctcctgcctcagcctcctgagtagctgggactacaggcgcctgcacctcgcccggctagttttttgtattttttagtagagacggggtttcaccgggttagctaggatggtctcgatctcctgacctcgtgatccgcccgcctcggccacccaaagtgctgggattacaggcttgagccaccgcgcccggctaaaaaaTATTCTTGGAGGAGactaaaagtgctactccagcgAACACAcagatgattaaaaaaacaaaacaaaacaacaaaaaaacagtcttattgctgatatggaaaaAGCTTCCTGGTCTGGGTCAAACCAGCCATAacattcctttaagccaaagcctaatccagaggaaggccctaattctcttcaattctatgaggGCAGAGAtaggtaaggaagctgcagaagaaaagtttgaagctagcagaggttgctTCATGAGGTTTAAATAAAGAAGCCATATTAATAACATGAAAGTACAAGGTTAAACAGCAAGCGATGACGCAGAAACTTCAGCAAGTTATCCAGCTCTAGCTAACACAACTGATGAAGgtagctacactaaacaacagctttcaatgtagacaaacagccttctgttggaagaagatgaCATCTAGGACTTTCctagctagagaagagaagtcaataCCCTGCTTCAGAGCTTCAAAGACAGACTGACTGTCCTCTTAGGGGTGAATGCGgctggtgactttaagtggaAGCCAAAgatcatttaccattctgaaaatcctagggcccttaagaattatgctaaatctattctgcctgtgctctataaacaaaacaacaaaatctagATGACaccacatctgtttacagcatggtttaccaaatattttaagcccattatTGAGACTgactgctcagaaaaaagattccttttaaaatattacagctTGTTGACAATGCAGCTAGTCACCcaggagctctgatggagatgtacaggaGACAAACcttgttttcatgcctgttaacACAACAACcgttctgcagcccatggatcaggAAGTAATTTCGACTTTcaagtattattatttaagaaatagattttgtaaggctatagctggcCTAGAGAATTActattcctctgatggatctaggcaaagtaaattgaaaaccttctggaaagcattttccattctagatgccattcaGAACATtagtgattcatgggaggaggcaAAAATACCAATATTAACAGGAGTTTAGGAGAAGTTGATTTCATTCCTTATGGATAACTTTGAGGGCTACACAACTTCattggaggaagtaactgcagatgtggaaatagcaactagaattagaagtggagcctgaagatgtgactgaattgcttcCATCccataataaaacttgaatggatgaggagttgcttcttatggatgaacaaagtCGTTCCTTAACACGAAATTTATTACTGCTAAAGATGCTGTGAagattgttgaaatgacaacaaggCATTTAGTACATTCCATAAAATTAGTTAAAAACTAAGGATTTAATAGGACTCACTccaattttgaaaagttttactgtaggtaaaatgctatcaaacagcatcacatgctacagagaaatctttcatgaagaGTCAATTATGTCACAAACTTAACTGCTgtctaattttaagaaattgtcaaagCCACCctaccttcagcaaccaccaccctgatcagtcagcagccattaaCACTGAGACAAAATCCTCCACCAAGCAAAATGAACATGAATTGCTGAAGGCTTAGATGATCGTTTgaattttttagcaataaagtatttctaATTAGGGCATAGATATTGTCTTTTTTAGACATGATGCTATTTCACACCTAATAGACTTTCATATCCACTTGGACAccaccaaaaaatttgtgtgactgaCTTTATTGAGAGgttcactttattgcagtggtctggaactaaaCCTGCATCTCTGAGGCATGGCTGTATAAATTACGgctgaattctttttaaaaacttgtgcaAATATATAGGGttcatgtgaaattttgttataTGCGTGTAACATGGaatgtgtagtgatcaagtcCAGGTGTTTAGGGTGTCCATCTCCTGAGTACAATATATTCTTGTTTAACTACATTCTATGGCTGACAACAGAGGCtacaagacaatgggaaaatatctttaaagaaaaaaaagccaactcAGAATTCTGTATTCAGTGAGAATGCCCTTCAAAGAGTGGTGGAAAAAATACAGGATTAGACAAATGAAATTTGAATAATTCACTGCCAGCCAACTTAAAACTGAAACGAAATGCTAAAGACGTTCTTTGGGATAAAAAAACAATGATGCCAGATGGAAATTCAGATCTACAGGAAGGAATAAAGAGGAGAAGAAAtggtaaatatacaaataaatataaaatactattttttctcctcttaatttctttaaaggCAACTGAcccatttaaaacaaacaaaaaaaggtataatattaattttaaatagacCGTAagaggccagacacggtggctcacgcctgtaatcctagcactttggaaggccaaggtgggcggactgcctgagctcagaagtttgagaccagacttggcaacacagtaaaaccccatcgctactaaaatacaaaaaattagctgaacatggtggtgcgcacctctagtcccagcttctcaggaggttgaggtgggagaatcacttgaacatgggaggtagaggtggcagtgagctgagatcatgccactgcactccagcctgggtgacagagcgagactctctccaaaaaaatcaaataaaaagtaaaataaaatagacttcaagaaATTGTATATTGTAACTTCTATATCAATCAAACAAAACATGAGGTAtacctaagaaaatattttaattaaaatgaaataataaaaggtGTTTGATTGACCTTCAAAAAGAGGAGTAACTGAGGAATAAAAATGAGATGGGCCAATTAATAAGATAGACCCAAACCCAAACATAGGTGCAAGTACATGAAATGCAAATTGTCAAACCACtctaattaaaaggcagagattgtcagattaGATTTTTTAAGTAAGGTATTACTATACACTataagaaacagaatttaaatatagtttcataaaaagattgaaaataaaagggGGAGTTATTCTAAGTAAACAGTAAACATAAGAAAACTGGTATTGACTATATTACTCTAAAACAACATAAAGACATGATATAATGccagagataaaaagaaatatttcctagTTATAAAAgagactggctgggcatggtaatcccagcactttgggaggctgaggtaggtggatcacttgaggtcaggagttcgagaccaccctggccaacatggtgtctctactaaaaatagaaaaattagctaggtgtggtagcacatgcctgtaatctcagctacttgggaggctgaggcaggagaatggctcgaacctagggggtggaagttgtagtgagccaagatcgtgccactacactccagcctgggcaaaagagcaagcctccatctccctaaaataaaataaaataaaataaaataaaataaaataatggtatttatttctatttttttgcgCTTTGATGTGAGAATGCACTTGGGGTGATTTCaatgtttttgaatttattggGTCTTGCTTTATGACAAAGCATGTGATTGATCTTAGAATATGTTTCATGTACAAaggagaagaatatatattctgtggttgCTGGGTGttctattaggtccaattggtcaagtgtcCAGTTTAAGtctagaatttctttgttagcTTTCTGTCTCAATTATCTtaacactgtcagtggggtgttaaagtctcttaCTGTTATTGTGTGACTAAGTCTTTTTATAGGTCAGGAAGAACTTTTATGAAACAGGATGCTCCAATGTTGggtttgtatatatttaggatagttaagacttcttgtttaattgaactgtttatgtaatgcccttctttttcttgattattgTTGATTGAAAGTCTGTTTCATCTGATATAAGAATTGTGATTCCTGgccctttttgttttctgtttgtctggtagatatttctccatccctttactttgagcctgtggatGTTATTACATATGAGATGGGTTTGTTGAAGACAGCCAACAGTTGGGTCTTGTCTTTTTATGTAGtctgccactctgtgccttttaagtggagtgttcagaccatttacattcagtgttagtattgatatgtgagattttAATCCTGTCATCGTGTTATTAGCTGTTTGCTCTGTAGatttgattgtgtagttgctttacaGTGGGCTATATGGTTAAGcatgtttttgtggtagcaggtatcattattttatttccatatcatcttgtaaggctggtctagtgataacaaattcccttagcactTACTTGTttgagaaggattttatttctccttcacttatggaaGCTTAGTTTGatgggatatgaaattcttgattAGAATTCTTTATTTAGGgatgctgaaaataggcccccttctggcttgtaaggtttctgctgaaaggtttCCTGCTAGCtggatggggttccctttgtaagtGACTTCACCCTTGCCTCTaactgcctttaagattttttctttcatgttgactTTGGTGATTCTGCTGACTATGTTCCATGaggatggtcatcttgtataaTATCTTGCAGggcttttctgtatttcttgaatgtgCATGTTAATCTCCTTAGTGAGATTGGGAAATTTTTGTGAACTATATcctaaaatacattttccaaattgcttactctctcttcttctctctcaggaatatCAATGGGTCATAGATTTGGaatctttacataatctcatatttctcaaaggttttgttcattaaaaaaattctttcttctttatttttgtatgagTTTATTCAAAGAactggtcttcaagctctgagagtTTTCTTCAGCTTGGTCTAGTCTGCTGTTAATGATTCTAACTGTATTATGTAATTAttgtagtgaatttttcaattccagcagttcagtttgtttttttccttaaaatggcTATTACATCTTTCAGCTCTTGGATCATTTTACTGGATTCCtagattgggtttcaactttctcctgaatcttgatgagCTTCCTTGTCATCCAGATTCTGAATCCTATATCTCTCATTTCAATCATTTCaatctggttaagaaccattgctggagagctagtgtgcTCATTTGGAGGTAAAGGGACACTCAGACTTTTTGAATTACCTGagttcttgtgctgattctttctcatctgagaAGGCTGGTGTTCTTTTAACTGTGGTTTAAGTTGAGTATAGTcaattggcttcatttctgggtgtTTTCAGAGGGCCAAAGCTCTGTATAGGGTATTATTTGTGGATAGATTCTTGCCCTGGGTTTTACAGGCAATGAATGTATATTGGCAGAGTATTTTTGGTATTGTAATTTGTGCTACAAACCAGTAGATGGCGCTTAAGAGTAATGGCCAGCAGAGAGGCTCTTAGCTAAAGGGCTCTTTTGGATTTCAGCACACCTGCAGCAGCACTCTATAATGGGCAGGTGGAGAGATGACCCCCATCTCCAGGCCTGCTCTGGGCCTTGCAGGAGTCCCCTCCAATCACTAGTGCcacttctgtgtttttttgttgttagatGTTCCAGGTTGTGGGGCTCCCACACCCGTCCCACACGGTCCTGTGGAGGGAGGTGTGCCCTGCTCCTTTGCTGGCCCATGAGCTTGCATGTCTCACCTCTCTCAGTGTTCTCAGAATGGGGGCTCCTCCCACTCAAGTGCTGGCCTCAGATCTACACTCAGCACTCACAAGCTGTATGCCAAAGCCCTGGGACGTTGTGACTGGCCTGTGCTTCCATCTGGCCCTGGCCCCTTGGGGTTGAGCACTGGCTGTGCTGGGGGATGTGAAGTGCTCCTAGGCCACTGGGAAGTATTCAGATGGGGCC
Above is a genomic segment from Macaca thibetana thibetana isolate TM-01 chromosome 3, ASM2454274v1, whole genome shotgun sequence containing:
- the AGBL3 gene encoding cytosolic carboxypeptidase 3 isoform X8, translating into MSEDSEKEDYSDRTISDEDESDEDMFMKFVSEDFHRCALLTADSFGDPFFPRTTQILLEYQLGRWVPRLREPRDLYGVSSSGPLSPTRWPYHCEVIDEKVQHIDWTPSCPEPVYIPTGLETEPLYPDSKEDTVVYLAEDAYKEPCFVYSRVGGNRTPLKQPVDYRDNTLMFEARFESGNLQKVVKVAEYEYQLTVRPDLFTNKHTQWYYFQVTNMRAGIVYRFTIVNFTKPASLYSRGMRPLFYSEKEAKAHHIGWQRIGDQIKYYRNNPGQDGRHFFSLTWTFQFPHNKDTCYFAHCYPYTYTNLQEYLSGINNDPVRSKFCKIRVLCHTLARNMVYILTITTPLKNSDSRKRKAVILTARVHPGETNSSWIMKGFLDYILGNSSDAQLLRDTFVFKVVPMLNPDGVIVGNYRCSLAGRDLNRNYTSLLKESFPSVWYTRNMVHRLMEKREVILYCDLHGHSRKENIFMYGCDGSDRSKTLYLQQRIFPLMLSKNCPDKVSTF
- the AGBL3 gene encoding cytosolic carboxypeptidase 3 isoform X7 yields the protein MSEDSEKEDYSDRTISDEDESDEDMFMKFVSEDFHRCALLTADSFGDPFFPRTTQILLEYQLGRWVPRLREPRDLYGVSSSGPLSPTRWPYHCEVIDEKVQHIDWTPSCPEPVYIPTGLETEPLYPDSKEDTVVYLAEDAYKEPCFVYSRVGGNRTPLKQPVDYRDNTLMFEARFESGNLQKVVKVAEYEYQLTVRPDLFTNKHTQWYYFQVTNMRAGIVYRFTIVNFTKPASLYSRGMRPLFYSEKEAKAHHIGWQRIGDQIKYYRNNPGQDGRHFFSLTWTFQFPHNKDTCYFAHCYPYTYTNLQEYLSGINNDPVRSKFCKIRVLCHTLARNMVYILTITTPLKNSDSRKRKAVILTARVHPGETNSSWIMKGFLDYILGNSSDAQLLRDTFVFKVVPMLNPDGVIVGNYRCSLAGRDLNRNYTSLLKESFPSVWYTRNMVHSFHSQLASLMFKRAKKEQEEWSCGKWESGTALPWRPPFVDLLWVINEALISAQKTWNQWDIIFVILSWTIVIPTGLSIIGA